The Elephas maximus indicus isolate mEleMax1 chromosome 6, mEleMax1 primary haplotype, whole genome shotgun sequence genomic sequence cgatgttttgttctgttgtaaacagTGGAAGCCAAttcactggcaactaacaacaacaaagaagagtcaaggcaatcttgaagaaaaaagaacaaagaggaatGATTTACTGACAGATATCAAGATGTATGAAAAAGCTATATTAATGATGGTATTGGTGCAGGAATAGAAAAAAGGAAGGGAATAAGGAGTACAAAAATAGATGCATACATGTATGGTGATTTGATTTATGAAAAGAATGACATTGCAGAGGGGAAAGCATGGTCTTTTCATTAAATGCTATTGGGTCAATTTTGATATCCATgtgaaaaagaatgaattttGACCTTTACTTCATACCATAAATAAATATCAGTTTCAGAtgaattgtaaaaataaaaatgagaggtaaaacaataaagcttctagaatgaaatgggggatatcTTCATGACTTTGGGATAGGCAAAAAATTCTAAAATGGAACTCTTTTAAAAGTAAccataaacagaaaaaatggaCACGTGAGGCATCATTAAAATAAGGAACTTCTCTCCACCAAAAGACACTGTTGAGAGAATGAAAATGTGAGTCCACGAACTGGAAGATAATTACTGCAATAAGTATAACCagcaaaggacttgtatccagaatatattaaaaactccaacatataaaaaagaaaaagagacacaAATATAAACATAGATAAAAGACTTGTATGGACACTTCAGAAAGGGGATATGCAAATGAGCAATAGCCACTAGACATATGAACAGATGCTCACCTTCACTGATCATCAGAGGAACGCATATTAAGGTCACAATGACATAACACTACAACTCTGGTGGAATGTCTCCATCAAAAATTACTGATATTAGCAAGTGTTGGTAAGGATATGGAGCTACTGGAATTCTCATACATTACTAGCGGGCGTGAAAATCAGTACacttactttggaaaacagttttgcaGTTTCTGCTAAAACTGACCATGCACAAAACTTATGTCACAGCAATTCTACACCTAGATACACAGTGTGCAAAATTGTGTAAAATTGTGTATATGCATTGTCTTGGACATCTAGTGTtgcataacagaaacaccacaagtggatggtttcacaaagagaagtttatcttctcacagtccagtaggctagaagtccatattcagggtgctagctccaggaaaaggctttctctctctgtaggctctggaggaaggttcttgtcatcagtctttccttggtctgggggcatctcggcgcaggaacctcagggccaaagaacatactctgctcctggtgctgctttcttggtggtatgaggtccccaactgtctgcttccctttgcttttgagagataaaaggtggtgcaggccacaccccagggaaactcctttatattggatcagggaggtggcctggtaagggtgttacaatcctactctaaacctctttaacataaaattacagtcacaaaatggaggagaaccacagaatactgggaatcatggcctaaacaagttaatacacacattttgtgggggacGTAATTCAGGGCACGACATGCATGTTAACCATACGAGggggcattggtagttcagttgtacaattctcaccttccaggccAGAGACCTCGGTTTGATTTCTGAcaaatgcacctcacgcacagccaccgctCATCTGACTGTGGagtcttgcatgttgccatgatgctgaacaggtttcagcagatcttctgAACTAAGgtatactaggaagaaaggcctagtcatctaattttgaaaatcatccagtgaaagccctatggatcagtcCTACCCAAaaccgatcatgggaatggtgaaggaccagacagcattttgttccattatgcACGGGGTTGCCCTGAATCTGCGGCCAACTCAATTGCAGCTACCAATAACAGCAATATTAATCATAACATGTGAGCCAGAATATTTATACAGCACTATTGAAAATAGATAGCATTCATAATATTTTCTATCAACATTAAGAAGTGTAAATATATTGAGATATATTTATATGATGGACTATTATACAGCAACAAGAATACATGAATCATTGCTACATGCAAAATCATCAATGATTCATCCAAGCACATGTCTGAACAAAAAACCGTATTTTATGAATCTATTCATAACACCAAAACTAAAACTTGGTGTTAGAAGTTAGTGGCTAGCATGGGGCAGGGATATTGACTGGGAGGGGACATGGCAGGGCTTCTAACTCATGATCTGGGTGCTGGctccagaactgtgctccctttATGAAGACACAGCCAGACAAAGGCTTATTAGTTGTATACAGTTTTATAGGTATGTTTAACTTTATCTAAAAACTTACATTACAAAGCACAAATTATCATGGAAGTGTTATTTTAGTATCACCAAAAATTATATTCTGGAACATTCGATTGTCCTATGATGGAGCATGACCAAAGCCTGAAGCCTTCTTCAAAGCATCCTTAAACTCCATGTTCCGCAGACAGTAGATCAAAGGGTTTATTATCGGAGTGAGAACAGTGTAAACAGCAGAAATGAGTTTATTGGAGCTCCGGGAATCAATGGCCTGGGGTCGGACATAGATGAAGATCATGGCCATGTAGAAGATGGTGACTACAgtgaggtgggaggcacaggtggagaaggccttccAACGGCCGGTGGCTGAAGGGATGCGCAGGACAGCCAGGGTGATGTGTCCATAGGAGAGCGCTGTGGCCACCAGTGGGAACACCAGGATGATGAAGGCCAGAATGAAGTCCACCAGCTCTGCAGTCGAGAAGCCTGTGCAGGCTAGTTTGAGGATGGGAGAAATGTCACAGAAAAAGTGGTTCAAGACACTGGAGCCACAGAATGTAGCACTGGATATAAAGTAGACCTTTATCATGGAGATGGTGAAGCCACTCACAAAGGAGAAGGCCACCAGCTGGACACAGAGCCCTGTGGTCATGATGACTTGGTAGCGCAGGGggtggcagatggccacatatcggtcataggccatggagGCCAGAAGCACACACTCTGTGCAAACCAGGGAGCTGAAGAAGTAGAGCTGAGTCATGCATCCCACGAAGGAGATGCGCTTCCTCTGAAGGAGGAAGCCATCCAACGTCTTGGGGATGATGTCCGACACGTACCaaatctccaaagaagacatggaGCTCAGAAAGTAGTACATGGGCCTATGGAGGGAGGTGCTGCTCCAGACGGTGAAGATGATGGCCAGGTTCTCCACCAGGACAAAAAGATACGTGAGCAGGAAGATGAGGAAGAACACATACTGCATACCAGGGGCCGAGGGGAAGCCCACCAGAATGAAGGCGCTGACCTTGGTCACGTTCTCTCCCTTCATTCCTCTGGG encodes the following:
- the LOC126078383 gene encoding olfactory receptor 6B2, which codes for MKGENVTKVSAFILVGFPSAPGMQYVFFLIFLLTYLFVLVENLAIIFTVWSSTSLHRPMYYFLSSMSSLEIWYVSDIIPKTLDGFLLQRKRISFVGCMTQLYFFSSLVCTECVLLASMAYDRYVAICHPLRYQVIMTTGLCVQLVAFSFVSGFTISMIKVYFISSATFCGSSVLNHFFCDISPILKLACTGFSTAELVDFILAFIILVFPLVATALSYGHITLAVLRIPSATGRWKAFSTCASHLTVVTIFYMAMIFIYVRPQAIDSRSSNKLISAVYTVLTPIINPLIYCLRNMEFKDALKKASGFGHAPS